A window from Kovacikia minuta CCNUW1 encodes these proteins:
- a CDS encoding PAS domain S-box protein, with translation MKDQFKSLREYCRDDAAFEEVQRIVSSVEMRAQQLEERLACVQQQNLENSRQVVFQASLLNQVCNAVIATDREGRITYWNLYAEKLYQWKPEEVIGQNIFTVLVEENRQKLARKILSITSRKDLWQGEIILRRKDDSTFWADVTNTLIRDTAGNTIGFVGISVDITERKQAHELLEQQAQTLRNQARLLDQAKEELEVRVAIRTKELAGAIAALQAEIIERQQFAEALQRSQSRYRAVVEDQTDMICRYLSDYTLTFVNDAYCRCHGKSRQELLGQSFLPFVAQTEQEKIRTLIASLSPENPVVTYDESFRIGDGEVRCWQWTNRMLLDEQGQLIEFQATGRDITEQRRVEVQLQQQAERDRLLSAIALRIRQSLDLTEILCRTVVEVRQFLQTDRVLIYRFDQAHSGVLVADSVAPEWNLDDAIEFHRTWYRDGQAIYEQGQTSVVNDVDQQGLSTQFLEFIHTLQVRAKLVVPILQGEQVWGVIAVHQCSATRQWQAFEIDFLQQLAIQVAIAIQQAQLFAQVQQQAQREQLLNQLSQSLSSSFDPAHILQEIVNRTGECFAVDRVLIFSLGKQIQTLHEWRANDQILSLLDFNAPLTEWPDLQDPESAFNQRGVFHAPDLSQLEQTETRQNWVQEAQTRSVLSVPIFIRDQLFGSFTLHTVTHYRTFTDEEISLLQRIADQAVIALYNAQSYEQLEQLVQDRTQELEQEKLISEAANRAKSEFLATMSHELRTPLNAVLGLSQLLERQIFGPLNEKQLEYINHIHSSGEHLLLLINDILDLAKVEAGREILTPIILVVSDVCQYCLALVREQAHDRKLALTSQIEPAVSTCFADERRLKQILLNLLSNAIKFTPSGSVSLIVAKETGGITFSVVDTGIGIPAEKLPLLFKPFSQLDSQLNRQYSGTGLGLALSHNLACMHGGEITVDSRVGEGSRFTLFLPDHPAQFSAQQPSCEASPASRLPSIQKFCRIGRILMVEDDVRSAMLLRDYLQATGHQIEHLTNGVGFLDRVRCFKPDLILLDMQLADDLTGLDLLTQLRCQIDLNVIPVVMVTAMAMAGDREKFVTAGANDYLSKPVNVAELESLLFKYL, from the coding sequence ATGAAGGACCAGTTCAAGAGCCTGCGGGAATACTGCCGGGACGATGCAGCTTTTGAAGAAGTACAGCGGATTGTTTCCAGCGTTGAAATGCGTGCGCAGCAGTTAGAAGAACGTCTTGCTTGCGTTCAACAACAAAACCTGGAAAACTCCAGGCAGGTTGTTTTTCAGGCGTCCTTGCTGAATCAGGTTTGCAATGCGGTAATTGCAACGGATAGGGAAGGTCGAATTACGTACTGGAATCTTTATGCAGAGAAGCTTTATCAGTGGAAGCCGGAGGAAGTCATTGGGCAAAATATTTTTACTGTGCTTGTAGAGGAAAACCGCCAGAAACTGGCAAGAAAAATTCTGTCCATTACCTCCAGAAAAGATTTGTGGCAGGGAGAGATTATCTTACGCCGAAAAGATGACAGCACTTTTTGGGCAGATGTAACCAATACTTTAATTAGAGATACGGCAGGAAATACGATTGGGTTTGTGGGAATTTCGGTTGATATCACTGAGCGAAAACAAGCCCATGAACTGTTAGAGCAACAGGCACAAACCCTCCGAAATCAGGCACGTCTTCTAGACCAGGCGAAAGAGGAATTAGAAGTACGGGTCGCAATCCGCACAAAAGAACTGGCAGGTGCGATCGCCGCCTTGCAAGCAGAAATTATTGAACGTCAGCAATTTGCCGAGGCACTCCAACGGAGTCAGTCCCGTTACCGGGCAGTGGTTGAAGATCAAACCGATATGATCTGTCGCTATCTGTCCGATTACACTCTGACCTTTGTCAATGATGCCTATTGTCGTTGTCATGGCAAATCACGACAGGAACTATTGGGACAAAGTTTCTTGCCTTTTGTTGCCCAAACAGAACAGGAAAAAATTCGGACATTGATTGCTTCCCTCAGCCCTGAGAATCCTGTGGTGACCTACGATGAATCTTTCAGGATAGGGGATGGGGAAGTTCGCTGCTGGCAGTGGACGAATCGGATGCTGTTGGACGAACAGGGACAGTTGATTGAGTTTCAGGCGACCGGACGGGATATTACCGAACAAAGACGGGTTGAAGTTCAGCTTCAGCAACAGGCTGAGCGCGATCGATTGCTCAGTGCAATTGCCCTCCGCATTCGCCAATCCCTGGATCTAACGGAAATTCTTTGCCGCACAGTGGTTGAAGTGCGCCAATTTTTGCAAACCGATCGGGTTTTGATTTATCGATTTGATCAGGCTCACTCTGGTGTGCTGGTTGCTGACTCGGTTGCGCCTGAATGGAATCTTGACGATGCGATCGAATTCCACCGTACCTGGTATCGAGATGGTCAGGCGATCTACGAACAGGGGCAAACATCGGTTGTCAATGATGTTGACCAACAGGGGCTTTCCACCCAATTTCTGGAGTTTATCCACACGCTCCAGGTGCGAGCCAAACTTGTGGTTCCCATTTTGCAAGGGGAGCAGGTCTGGGGAGTGATTGCAGTCCATCAGTGTTCTGCTACACGCCAATGGCAAGCCTTTGAAATCGATTTTCTGCAACAGTTGGCAATCCAAGTTGCGATCGCCATTCAACAGGCACAACTTTTTGCTCAAGTTCAGCAGCAAGCGCAACGAGAGCAACTCCTCAATCAACTGAGTCAATCCTTAAGCTCCAGTTTCGATCCGGCCCATATTTTGCAAGAGATTGTTAATCGCACAGGGGAGTGTTTTGCGGTTGACCGGGTACTCATTTTTAGTCTGGGTAAACAAATTCAAACCCTTCATGAATGGCGGGCAAACGACCAGATTCTTTCGTTGTTGGACTTTAATGCGCCTTTAACCGAATGGCCCGATTTACAAGATCCGGAGTCCGCCTTTAACCAGCGAGGAGTCTTCCATGCGCCTGATTTGAGTCAACTAGAGCAAACCGAAACCCGTCAAAATTGGGTGCAAGAAGCACAAACGCGCTCAGTTTTGAGCGTGCCCATTTTTATTCGAGATCAACTTTTTGGCTCGTTTACCTTACACACTGTTACCCACTATCGGACCTTTACAGACGAAGAGATCTCCCTGCTGCAACGAATTGCAGACCAGGCAGTGATTGCTCTTTACAACGCCCAGAGCTATGAACAACTGGAACAACTGGTTCAGGATCGGACTCAGGAACTAGAGCAGGAGAAGCTGATTTCGGAAGCAGCAAACCGTGCCAAGAGCGAATTTCTGGCAACCATGAGTCATGAGTTGCGCACCCCCTTAAACGCGGTCTTAGGTCTGTCTCAACTCCTGGAACGGCAGATTTTTGGACCGCTGAATGAAAAGCAGCTTGAATACATTAATCACATCCACAGCAGCGGCGAGCATTTGTTGCTGTTAATCAATGACATTCTCGATTTAGCAAAAGTTGAGGCAGGGCGAGAAATTTTAACGCCAATCATCCTGGTGGTTTCTGATGTGTGCCAGTATTGTCTGGCATTGGTTCGAGAGCAGGCCCACGATCGTAAGTTGGCTCTAACAAGCCAGATTGAACCCGCTGTCAGCACCTGTTTTGCTGATGAACGTCGTCTGAAGCAAATTTTGCTCAATTTACTGTCGAATGCGATCAAATTCACTCCATCCGGGAGCGTCTCTTTGATTGTGGCGAAAGAAACTGGAGGAATTACCTTTTCGGTTGTCGATACAGGCATTGGGATTCCAGCTGAAAAGCTTCCTCTCCTGTTTAAACCCTTTTCCCAATTGGATAGCCAACTGAACCGCCAGTATAGTGGCACCGGATTGGGATTAGCCCTTTCTCATAATCTTGCCTGCATGCATGGCGGTGAGATTACGGTTGACTCCAGGGTAGGTGAGGGCAGCCGATTTACCCTTTTTCTACCAGACCATCCGGCTCAGTTTTCCGCTCAACAACCCAGTTGTGAAGCTTCACCTGCTTCTCGCCTACCCTCAATTCAAAAGTTCTGCCGGATTGGACGAATTCTAATGGTGGAGGATGATGTTCGCAGTGCCATGCTCTTACGGGATTACTTGCAGGCAACCGGGCATCAAATTGAGCATCTGACGAACGGAGTTGGATTTCTTGACCGTGTTCGTTGCTTTAAGCCCGACCTGATCTTGCTGGATATGCAATTGGCAGATGATCTGACTGGTTTGGATTTGTTAACCCAACTCCGGTGCCAAATTGATTTGAATGTTATTCCAGTTGTGATGGTGACGGCAATGGCAATGGCAGGCGATCGCGAAAAATTTGTGACCGCAGGTGCAAATGACTATCTCAGCAAACCGGTGAATGTGGCAGAACTGGAATCACTGTTGTTTAAGTACTTGTGA
- a CDS encoding L-threonylcarbamoyladenylate synthase: MAATTTDLYPYVVGSPLEHQIWQQIADLYLPGALTLVLPASNRVPTAMNPKDPTSIGVRVPNHPIAQAILAQTGPLATTSVNRSGHPPLLTMAEIEQQFPQVLTLSPSELETLSNVPESVTETAIASGVPSTVARWTGTGWEILRQGAVLIEL, translated from the coding sequence ATGGCGGCAACAACTACCGATCTCTATCCCTATGTTGTTGGTAGCCCGCTGGAGCATCAAATTTGGCAGCAGATTGCCGATCTCTATTTGCCCGGAGCTTTGACCCTGGTTTTACCTGCCAGCAACCGGGTTCCTACCGCAATGAACCCGAAAGATCCCACCTCCATCGGTGTGCGGGTGCCCAACCATCCGATCGCCCAGGCAATTTTGGCTCAAACCGGGCCTCTGGCAACCACCAGCGTCAACCGCTCTGGTCACCCCCCCCTGCTAACAATGGCTGAAATTGAGCAACAGTTTCCCCAGGTTTTAACCCTGTCCCCCTCTGAACTGGAAACTCTTAGCAATGTTCCTGAATCGGTCACTGAAACCGCGATCGCATCCGGTGTTCCCTCAACCGTTGCCCGCTGGACTGGAACCGGGTGGGAGATTCTGAGACAGGGCGCGGTTTTGATTGAGCTTTAG
- a CDS encoding sensor histidine kinase: MNWTNLIWLGLGFGFGLVVRGLWQHPARKSQPAIEPLPEPPSQLLSPPVAAPIADKPDHLDQQKWPDPSQQLKLAYRMATEMSQFKGGFLARASHELRSPLNGLIGMHQLILSDLCDSPEEEREFIKQANESARKMVDVLDRILDVARVQHGTVTLNIQPVQLMHILQEVQDLTHLQARNRNLQLQVLLPEPDIYVSADPQRLRQILIHLIDSAISRVPENGILVSTHPSLKPNHIDVWIDDHCPADARSEPVDLLRGDSTPDSEALSSGLNLLLAQTLLQTMQGHLEVAAIPPDTKSSPDNNPLTRIQCSIPVIKEEGVGN; this comes from the coding sequence ATGAACTGGACTAACCTGATATGGCTGGGACTGGGTTTTGGATTTGGTCTGGTAGTTCGGGGTCTGTGGCAACACCCTGCTCGAAAATCGCAACCTGCGATCGAGCCGCTGCCCGAACCGCCCTCTCAACTGCTGTCCCCTCCTGTTGCGGCTCCCATAGCTGACAAGCCTGACCATCTGGATCAGCAGAAATGGCCCGACCCATCGCAACAGCTCAAGCTGGCATACCGGATGGCAACAGAAATGAGCCAGTTTAAGGGAGGTTTTTTGGCGCGGGCTTCCCATGAGCTGCGATCGCCCCTGAACGGGTTAATTGGGATGCACCAACTCATCCTCTCCGACCTGTGCGACAGCCCTGAGGAGGAGCGCGAATTCATTAAACAGGCAAACGAATCAGCCAGAAAAATGGTCGATGTCCTGGACAGGATTTTGGATGTTGCCAGAGTTCAGCATGGCACCGTCACCCTCAACATTCAGCCCGTGCAACTGATGCACATTCTTCAGGAAGTTCAAGACCTGACCCATCTCCAAGCCAGAAATCGCAATCTCCAGCTTCAGGTTCTTCTGCCTGAGCCAGACATTTACGTCTCCGCAGACCCTCAACGCCTGCGTCAGATTTTGATTCACCTCATCGATAGTGCCATCTCGCGGGTACCAGAAAACGGCATCCTGGTCTCTACCCACCCTTCCTTAAAACCCAACCATATTGATGTCTGGATTGACGATCACTGCCCAGCCGATGCCCGCAGCGAACCTGTAGACCTGCTTCGGGGAGACTCTACACCAGATTCAGAAGCGCTCTCATCCGGGCTAAACCTGCTATTAGCTCAAACTCTCCTGCAAACGATGCAGGGACATCTGGAAGTTGCCGCGATTCCCCCGGACACTAAAAGTTCTCCAGATAACAATCCTCTCACTCGCATTCAATGTTCGATTCCGGTGATAAAAGAGGAGGGAGTGGGGAACTGA
- a CDS encoding GNAT family N-acetyltransferase, whose translation MDCRHIQFCDQKEKIDLEQLQELLQTSAFWAKDRRKEDLAVAIAHSDPVVTAWDREQLIGFARATSDAVYRATIWDVVIHPDYQRAGLGRKLVETVLSHPKMNRVERIYLMTTHHQRFYERIGFEQNSSTTMVLLNQKDEGWGMGDEIRQRAEGKGQKVGGMR comes from the coding sequence ATGGATTGTCGTCATATTCAGTTCTGTGATCAGAAGGAAAAGATCGATCTGGAGCAACTTCAGGAATTGCTTCAGACATCGGCGTTTTGGGCAAAGGATCGGCGTAAAGAAGACCTGGCAGTGGCGATCGCCCATAGCGATCCCGTCGTTACTGCCTGGGATAGGGAACAGCTAATTGGGTTTGCCAGAGCAACCTCCGATGCGGTCTATCGTGCCACCATCTGGGACGTAGTGATTCATCCAGACTACCAGCGGGCAGGATTGGGACGAAAACTGGTGGAAACCGTACTCAGCCACCCCAAAATGAATCGGGTCGAACGAATCTACCTGATGACCACCCACCATCAGCGATTTTATGAACGTATTGGGTTCGAACAAAATTCCAGCACAACGATGGTGCTGCTTAATCAAAAGGATGAGGGATGGGGGATGGGGGATGAAATCAGGCAAAGGGCAGAGGGCAAAGGGCAGAAGGTGGGAGGGATGAGGTAA
- a CDS encoding diheme cytochrome c, producing the protein MSYPVRQNARYSIRPFARHSRQRHPRRGRSIFVLLLLLLLWSLCLGWGLALATEPRSPELITQGSATPSPEPSAVPDRPSPTPNAAPVATIGTVDAIPKRYQLGQEVYLQTCGTCHFALPPAVMPSETWRQLLQDPEHYGAELKPLDKVNLRVIWEYIRFTSRPLPNEDEVPYRIYQSQYFKILHPKVKLPSRPGMNTCISCHPGADKYDFRTLSSEWQNAP; encoded by the coding sequence ATGTCCTATCCTGTTCGGCAAAACGCTCGTTATTCCATCCGCCCATTCGCTAGGCACAGCAGGCAGCGTCATCCTAGGCGGGGACGCTCAATTTTTGTTCTGCTGCTCTTGCTCTTGTTGTGGAGTCTGTGTTTGGGATGGGGTCTGGCATTGGCAACGGAACCGCGATCGCCCGAACTTATCACTCAAGGATCAGCCACGCCCAGTCCTGAACCCTCTGCTGTTCCCGATCGCCCCTCACCGACCCCCAACGCTGCACCTGTTGCCACGATCGGTACCGTAGATGCCATTCCTAAACGCTACCAGCTGGGTCAGGAAGTTTACCTGCAAACCTGTGGCACCTGTCATTTTGCTTTGCCACCTGCGGTCATGCCCAGCGAAACCTGGCGACAACTCCTGCAAGACCCGGAACACTATGGCGCAGAGCTAAAACCGCTGGATAAGGTTAACCTACGAGTCATCTGGGAATATATCCGCTTCACCTCCCGCCCGCTCCCCAATGAAGATGAGGTTCCTTACCGGATCTACCAATCCCAGTATTTCAAAATTCTCCACCCTAAAGTTAAACTTCCATCGCGTCCAGGGATGAACACCTGTATCTCCTGTCACCCTGGTGCAGATAAGTATGATTTCCGTACTCTCAGTAGCGAGTGGCAGAACGCACCGTAG
- the secA gene encoding preprotein translocase subunit SecA: MQVLGGMILHEGQIAEMKTGEGKTLVSTLPAYLNALSGKGVHIVTVNDYLARRDAEWMGQVHRFLGLSVGLIQQNMSPIDRQRNYACDITYATNSELGFDYLRDNMATSMVDVVQRPFNYCIIDEVDSVLIDEARTPLIISGQVERPSEKYVRASEVAAALIRKANEDDPNGHYEVDEKQRNVILADEGFIEAEKMLGVDDLFDPQDPWAHYIFNAIKAKELFINDVNYIVRNDEVVIVDEFTGRVMPGRRWSDGLHQAIEAKERVEIQPETQTLATITYQNFFLLYPKLAGMTGTAKTEEAEFGKIYNLEVTIIPTNRATGRRDLSDVVYKTEESKWKAIAAECAEMHELGRPVLVGTTSVEKSEVLSRLLYELGVTHNLLNAKPENVERESEIIAQAGRKGAVTIATNMAGRGTDIILGGNADYMARLKLREYFMPRIVQPEDEDSLAVAEVPGADSRRGGGGQGFVPGKKVKTWKASPQIFPTELSKETEKKLKQAVEFAVQNYGERSLPELEAEDRVAIASEKAPTDDPVIERLREVYNLIRHEYEAFTTREHEEVVGVGGLHVIGTERHESRRIDNQLRGRAGRQGDPGSTKFFLSLQDNLLRIFGGDRVAGLMNAFRVEEDMPIESGMLTRSLEGAQKKVETYYYDIRKQVFEYDEVMNNQRRAIYAERRRVLEGQDLKEQVVKYAERTMDDIVEAKLNPDLPPEEWDLQGLVSKVQEFVYLLSDLQPDHLEDMSIAEIKTFLHEQVRIAYDLKEAQVDQIQPGLMRQAERFFILQRIDTLWREHLQQMDALRESVGLRGYGQKDPLIEYKSEGYELFLEMMTEIRRDVVYSLFQFQPQIQSDAA; encoded by the coding sequence GTGCAAGTGTTGGGTGGCATGATCCTGCACGAAGGTCAAATTGCTGAGATGAAAACGGGTGAGGGCAAAACCCTGGTTTCCACCCTCCCAGCTTACCTAAATGCCCTCTCAGGCAAAGGGGTTCACATTGTCACGGTGAACGATTACCTGGCCCGACGGGACGCGGAGTGGATGGGACAGGTTCACCGCTTCCTGGGATTAAGTGTGGGGCTGATTCAGCAGAATATGAGTCCGATCGATCGCCAGCGCAACTATGCCTGCGATATCACCTACGCCACCAACAGTGAGTTGGGGTTTGACTACCTGCGCGATAACATGGCAACCTCGATGGTTGATGTGGTGCAACGCCCCTTTAACTACTGCATCATCGACGAAGTTGACTCGGTATTGATTGATGAAGCCCGAACTCCCCTGATCATCTCTGGGCAAGTCGAACGTCCCAGTGAGAAATATGTGCGTGCGTCGGAAGTTGCCGCAGCACTGATTCGGAAAGCGAATGAGGATGATCCGAACGGTCACTACGAAGTGGATGAAAAGCAGCGGAATGTGATCCTGGCGGATGAGGGCTTCATTGAGGCAGAAAAAATGCTGGGGGTCGATGATTTGTTTGACCCCCAAGATCCCTGGGCACACTACATTTTCAATGCAATCAAGGCGAAAGAACTGTTCATTAATGATGTCAACTATATTGTTCGCAACGATGAAGTTGTGATTGTGGACGAGTTTACTGGACGGGTGATGCCGGGACGTCGGTGGAGTGATGGGCTGCACCAGGCGATCGAAGCCAAGGAACGGGTCGAAATCCAACCGGAAACCCAAACCCTGGCAACGATTACCTATCAGAATTTCTTCCTGCTTTACCCCAAACTGGCAGGCATGACGGGCACCGCGAAGACTGAAGAAGCCGAATTTGGTAAGATTTACAATCTGGAAGTCACGATTATTCCGACGAACCGAGCGACGGGGCGGCGAGACCTATCGGATGTGGTCTATAAAACAGAGGAGTCTAAGTGGAAAGCGATCGCCGCTGAGTGCGCCGAAATGCATGAACTGGGTCGTCCAGTTCTGGTGGGCACCACCAGCGTCGAAAAATCGGAAGTTCTCTCCCGCCTGCTCTACGAACTGGGCGTCACCCATAACCTGCTGAACGCCAAGCCAGAGAACGTGGAGCGAGAATCTGAGATCATTGCTCAGGCAGGACGAAAAGGAGCAGTGACGATCGCGACCAACATGGCAGGGCGGGGAACGGACATCATCCTGGGCGGAAATGCCGATTACATGGCACGCCTGAAACTGCGGGAATACTTCATGCCCCGGATTGTACAACCAGAAGATGAGGACAGCCTCGCCGTGGCAGAGGTGCCCGGAGCAGACAGCAGACGTGGTGGTGGTGGTCAGGGATTTGTTCCTGGCAAGAAGGTAAAAACCTGGAAAGCCTCCCCTCAGATCTTTCCCACAGAACTTTCGAAAGAAACGGAGAAGAAGCTGAAACAGGCAGTGGAATTTGCCGTTCAAAACTATGGGGAGCGATCGCTGCCCGAACTGGAAGCCGAAGACCGGGTGGCGATCGCTTCCGAAAAAGCGCCCACCGATGACCCCGTGATTGAAAGACTGCGGGAAGTCTACAACCTGATCCGACACGAATATGAAGCCTTCACCACCCGTGAACACGAGGAAGTGGTTGGCGTCGGGGGGCTGCATGTAATCGGAACAGAACGGCACGAATCCCGCCGGATCGACAACCAACTTCGGGGACGGGCAGGACGGCAGGGAGACCCTGGCTCCACTAAATTCTTCCTCAGCTTACAAGACAATTTGCTACGGATTTTTGGGGGCGATCGGGTTGCTGGCTTAATGAATGCCTTCCGAGTCGAAGAAGACATGCCGATCGAATCTGGGATGCTGACCCGCTCCCTGGAAGGTGCCCAGAAGAAAGTCGAAACCTACTACTACGATATCCGGAAGCAGGTGTTTGAGTACGACGAAGTGATGAACAATCAACGGCGTGCCATCTATGCCGAACGCCGCCGAGTGCTGGAAGGACAGGACTTGAAAGAGCAGGTCGTTAAGTACGCTGAACGCACAATGGATGACATTGTGGAGGCAAAACTTAACCCCGACCTGCCACCGGAAGAGTGGGATCTGCAAGGATTGGTCAGCAAGGTGCAGGAATTTGTCTATCTGCTATCCGATTTACAGCCTGACCACCTGGAAGATATGTCGATCGCCGAAATCAAGACGTTCCTGCATGAGCAGGTACGAATTGCCTACGACCTGAAGGAAGCCCAGGTCGATCAGATCCAACCGGGTTTGATGCGGCAAGCCGAACGTTT